The Deltaproteobacteria bacterium genome contains a region encoding:
- the rarD gene encoding EamA family transporter RarD — MDSAVRGSFSPGSAPKPSPRGSGIAFALSAFLLWAAVPIYFKVLLHVPMLEVVSHRVLWSVLFLGVLITARRGWPEVARCFRTPRRFGLMVLTTALIGTNWLVYIWAVTSNRVLEGSLGYFINPLVSVAFGVVFLRERLPRLQGLALLFAGVGVGNLVFRHGQVPWLALGVAGTFALYGLLRKVAAVDALTGLFVEMLLLFPAAVIWLVRIVGRGESHFLLVDRTTDLLLVGASFVSFVPLLLFIAATRRLPLSTLAFIQYVSPVGQLLLAIFAYGEPFTAARKVTFAFIWAALLLYTGDLVVRTRSASRP; from the coding sequence ATGGATTCGGCGGTTCGAGGCTCCTTCTCGCCCGGCAGCGCGCCGAAACCGTCCCCGCGCGGCTCGGGGATCGCCTTTGCGCTGAGCGCGTTTCTCCTCTGGGCCGCGGTCCCGATCTACTTCAAAGTCCTGTTGCACGTGCCGATGCTGGAGGTGGTGAGCCACCGCGTCCTCTGGTCGGTGCTCTTTCTCGGGGTGCTGATCACCGCGCGGCGCGGTTGGCCCGAGGTGGCGCGCTGCTTCCGCACGCCCCGCCGCTTCGGCCTGATGGTCCTCACGACGGCGCTCATCGGGACCAACTGGCTGGTCTACATCTGGGCCGTGACCTCGAACCGCGTGCTCGAGGGGAGCCTGGGCTACTTCATCAACCCGCTCGTCAGCGTGGCCTTCGGCGTGGTCTTTCTGCGAGAGCGGCTGCCTCGATTGCAGGGGCTGGCGCTGCTCTTCGCCGGCGTCGGGGTGGGGAACCTCGTCTTTCGCCACGGGCAGGTTCCCTGGCTGGCGCTCGGCGTGGCGGGCACCTTCGCCCTCTACGGGCTGCTGCGCAAGGTCGCCGCGGTAGACGCGCTGACGGGGCTCTTCGTCGAGATGCTGCTGCTGTTCCCGGCCGCCGTCATCTGGCTCGTCCGGATCGTGGGCCGCGGCGAGAGCCACTTCCTCCTCGTCGACCGCACCACCGACCTCCTGCTGGTCGGCGCGAGCTTCGTCTCCTTCGTCCCCCTGCTCCTCTTCATCGCCGCCACGCGCCGGCTGCCGCTCTCGACCCTGGCCTTCATCCAGTACGTCTCGCCGGTCGGGCAGCTCCTCCTTGCGATCTTCGCCTACGGGGAGCCCTTCACCGCGGCGCGCAAAGTCACCTTCGCCTTCATCTGGGCCGCTCTGCTCCTCTACACAGGGGACCTGGTGGTGCGGACCCGCTCGGCGTCGCGTCCTTAG